From Stigmatopora argus isolate UIUO_Sarg chromosome 14, RoL_Sarg_1.0, whole genome shotgun sequence, the proteins below share one genomic window:
- the LOC144088215 gene encoding uncharacterized protein LOC144088215 translates to TDGHTPTDTHRRTHTDGHTPTDTHRRTHTDGHTPTDTHRQTDTDRQTPTDRHRQTDRQTDRQTDRQTDRQTDRQTDRQTDRQTHRQTHRDRQTHRQTHRDRQTHRDRQTHRQRQTDTQTHRLRQTDRQTQTDRHRQTDRHRQTDTDRQTHRQKQTDRQTDRNRQTDRNRQTETDRQKQTDRNRHRQTDTDRQTQTDRHRQTDTDRQTQTDRHRQTDTDRQTQTDTDRQTQTDRQRQTDTNRHRQTDTERHKQTQTDRHRQTDTDRQTQTDRHRQTDRHRQTDTDRQTQTDTDRQTQTDRQTQTDTDRHRQTETDRHRQTDTDRQTQTDRHRRTDTDRQTQTDR, encoded by the coding sequence accgacggacacacaccgacggacacacaccgacggacacacaccgacggacacacaccgacggacacacaccgacggacacacaccgacggacacacaccgacggacacacaccgacagacagacaccgacagacagacaccgacagacagacacagacagacagacagacagacagacagacagacagacagacagacagacagacagacagacagacagacagacagacagacagacagacagacacacagacagacacacagagacagacagacacacagacagacacacagagacagacagacacacagagacagacagacacacagacagagacagacagacacacagacacacagactcagacagacagacagacagacacagacagacagacacagacagacagacagacacagacagacagacacagacagacagacacacagacagaaacagacagacagacagacagacagaaacagacagacagacagaaacagacagacagaaacagacagacagaaacagacagacagaaacagacacagacagacagacacagacagacagacacagacagacagacacagacagacagacacagacagacagacacagacagacagacacagacagacagacacagacagacagacacagacagacacagacagacagacacagacagacagacagagacagacagacacaaacagacacagacagacagacacagaaagacacaaacagacacagacagacagacacagacagacagacacagacagacagacacagacagacagacacagacagacagacagacacagacagacagacacagacagacagacacagacagacacagacagacagacacagacagacagacagacacagacagacacagacagacacagacagacagaaacagacagacacagacagacagacacagacagacagacacagacagacagacacagacggacagacacagacagacagacacagacggaCAGATAG